The following coding sequences are from one Ornithodoros turicata isolate Travis chromosome 1, ASM3712646v1, whole genome shotgun sequence window:
- the LOC135399172 gene encoding uncharacterized protein LOC135399172, protein MKTLVSTLCVLSLLVAVMAGGYGGYGGDHGYGGHGGGHSIILHKGGHGGGHGHHQAHSIKGPTYLVKTVHHIKKIHGGGGYLGHHGGGHGHGGGHGKVIVLKGHGGGHGGGHGYGGY, encoded by the coding sequence GTTTCAACTTTGTGTGTGCTGTCCCTCCTCGTTGCCGTGATGGCGGGCGGTTACGGTGGTTATGGCGGAGATCATGGATACGGAGGCCACGGTGGTGGGCACAGCATCATACTACACAAAGGTGGCCACGGTGGAGGCCATGGTCATCACCAGGCACACTCAATAAAGGGTCCCACATACCTGGTGAAGACAGTGCACCACATCAAGAAAATCCACGGTGGTGGAGGGTACCTCGGTCACCACGGTGGCGGACATGGACATGGCGGAGGCCACGGCAAGGTTATCGTGCTTAAGGGTCACGGTGGCGGTCACGGTGGCGGCCACGGATACGGTGGATACTGA